A stretch of the Flavobacterium aquiphilum genome encodes the following:
- the gldK gene encoding gliding motility lipoprotein GldK: MKKIIAFSAILTVLISCGRSSDKGELVGVKGSKWHPEKPYGMTLVPGGSYIMGKSDDDVANVADAPTKTVTVRAFYMDETEITNSEYRQFVEWVKDSTIRLRLAILAEDSGQSAPANGKGGKNSGSIADYAFSNNNSNPEKMTAYDKYMYDNYYSIGTEKDPNAYKRLNRKVKLVKDVKKYPDEYYAEVMDSMYLPLEASYNGLRTIDVNKLKFRYTWMDIQAAAKAKVGKRQDFLKTEEVKVYPDTTVWIKDFSYSYNEPMHNDYFWHKAYGEYPVVGVTWVQAKAFCEWRTLNKNSYLKSKKNHVDNVNSFRLPTEAEWEYAARGGLESATFPWGGPYAKSDRGCFMANFKPNRGDYAADQALYTVEAKSYEPNGYNLYNMAGNVSEWTDSAYDANAYEFVSTMNPAVIDNSNKRKVVRGGSWKDVAYFLQVSTRAFEYADSSRSYIGFRTVQDYMGTKTTGNSKK; the protein is encoded by the coding sequence ATGAAGAAAATTATTGCATTTTCAGCAATTTTAACAGTGTTGATTAGCTGTGGTAGATCAAGCGACAAAGGAGAGTTGGTCGGTGTGAAAGGATCTAAGTGGCATCCGGAAAAACCATATGGTATGACTTTAGTTCCTGGTGGATCGTATATCATGGGTAAATCTGATGATGATGTAGCTAATGTTGCTGATGCACCAACAAAGACAGTAACTGTTAGAGCATTTTACATGGACGAAACAGAGATTACAAATAGCGAATATCGTCAGTTTGTAGAATGGGTAAAAGATTCTACAATTCGTTTACGTTTGGCTATCTTAGCTGAAGATAGTGGGCAAAGCGCTCCTGCTAATGGTAAAGGCGGTAAAAATTCTGGTAGTATAGCTGATTATGCTTTCAGTAATAACAACTCGAATCCTGAAAAAATGACTGCCTACGATAAGTACATGTATGATAATTACTACAGCATAGGTACTGAAAAAGATCCAAACGCTTATAAGAGACTGAATAGAAAGGTTAAATTAGTAAAAGATGTAAAAAAATACCCGGATGAATATTACGCAGAAGTAATGGATTCTATGTATTTGCCTTTGGAAGCTTCTTATAATGGATTGAGAACAATCGATGTTAATAAGTTGAAATTCCGTTATACTTGGATGGATATTCAGGCTGCTGCTAAAGCAAAAGTGGGTAAAAGACAAGATTTCTTAAAAACAGAGGAAGTGAAGGTGTATCCTGATACTACAGTTTGGATAAAAGACTTCTCGTATTCATATAACGAGCCAATGCACAATGATTATTTTTGGCACAAAGCTTATGGAGAGTATCCTGTAGTTGGTGTGACATGGGTTCAAGCAAAAGCTTTTTGTGAGTGGAGAACTTTGAATAAAAACAGTTACTTGAAATCTAAGAAAAACCATGTTGATAACGTAAACTCATTTAGATTGCCTACTGAAGCAGAATGGGAATACGCGGCCAGAGGAGGTCTTGAATCAGCTACTTTTCCATGGGGAGGTCCTTATGCAAAAAGCGATAGAGGATGTTTCATGGCTAATTTTAAACCTAACAGAGGTGATTATGCTGCAGATCAGGCGTTGTATACAGTAGAGGCAAAATCTTATGAGCCAAATGGATATAATTTGTATAACATGGCTGGTAACGTATCTGAATGGACAGATTCTGCTTACGATGCTAATGCTTATGAATTTGTGTCTACAATGAACCCTGCAGTTATTGATAACTCTAACAAACGTAAAGTTGTAAGAGGAGGATCGTGGAAAGACGTTGCTTATTTCCTTCAAGTAAGTACCCGTGCATTTGAGTATGCAGATTCGTCTAGAAGTTACATCGGATTTAGAACAGTTCAAGATTATATGGGAACTAAAACAACCGGTAACAGTAAAAAATAA
- a CDS encoding formimidoylglutamase: protein MEFDFLEPLDQEFINYVFGLSAQHLGSKIVMHTNEVLPDLDKIDIAIIGVLENRGNKKASSEVNLSAIRKELYGMFPGNWNLSIADFGDILPGNSKEDSFFALKKIASSLIKRRIIPIIIGGSQDLTYALYRAYDDLEQMVNLVSIDSKFDFGKENEAISADSFLTKIIIDEPNNLFNFCNIGYQTYYNSQEEIDLIDKLFFDAYRLGEVSNNISISEPVFRDADVVSVDLNSVKSSDSGNFTVFNPNGFNGKEICSLARYAGISDKVSSFGVFNHNNSSQEAVIIAQIVWYFVEGYHYRSNEYPFGSRDNYLKYIVPLEEEDLVFYKSDKTDRWWIEIPFTSSTYNKLKKNSLLPCSYDEYLAACNQEMPERWWKAQRKNVL from the coding sequence ATGGAGTTTGATTTTTTAGAACCATTAGATCAGGAATTTATTAACTATGTTTTTGGGTTGTCTGCTCAGCACTTGGGTAGTAAGATAGTTATGCATACTAATGAGGTGCTACCGGATTTAGATAAAATTGATATTGCAATAATTGGTGTTCTTGAAAATCGTGGAAATAAAAAAGCTAGTTCTGAGGTGAACTTAAGTGCAATTCGGAAAGAATTATACGGAATGTTTCCTGGTAATTGGAATCTTTCAATTGCTGATTTTGGTGATATTCTTCCTGGAAATTCAAAAGAGGATTCCTTTTTTGCACTAAAAAAAATAGCTTCAAGTCTGATAAAAAGAAGAATCATACCTATTATTATTGGAGGTTCCCAGGATTTGACTTATGCTTTGTATAGAGCTTATGATGATTTGGAGCAAATGGTGAACCTTGTTTCTATTGATAGTAAGTTCGATTTTGGTAAGGAAAATGAGGCAATAAGTGCAGATTCTTTTTTAACTAAAATTATTATTGACGAACCTAATAACTTGTTTAATTTTTGTAATATTGGCTACCAAACTTATTATAATTCGCAGGAGGAGATTGACTTGATAGATAAGTTGTTTTTTGATGCGTATCGTTTGGGTGAAGTTTCGAATAATATTTCAATTTCTGAACCTGTTTTTAGAGATGCAGATGTTGTGAGTGTGGATTTGAATTCTGTGAAATCGTCGGATTCTGGAAATTTTACTGTTTTCAACCCGAATGGTTTTAATGGAAAAGAAATATGTTCTTTGGCTCGATATGCAGGAATAAGTGATAAAGTTAGTTCATTCGGTGTCTTTAATCATAATAATTCCAGTCAGGAAGCAGTGATTATTGCACAGATAGTTTGGTACTTTGTAGAAGGTTATCATTATAGGTCTAATGAGTATCCTTTTGGGAGTCGTGATAATTATTTAAAATATATTGTTCCGCTTGAAGAAGAGGATTTAGTATTCTATAAAAGTGATAAAACTGACCGTTGGTGGATAGAAATACCATTTACATCGAGTACTTATAATAAACTGAAAAAAAATTCGTTGTTACCGTGTTCATACGACGAATATTTGGCAGCCTGTAATCAAGAAATGCCTGAAAGATGGTGGAAAGCTCAGAGAAAAAACGTTCTTTAG
- the topA gene encoding type I DNA topoisomerase, producing the protein MAKNLVIVESPAKAKTIEKFLGTEYQVESSYGHIADLPSKEIGVDVENGFTPKYEVSSDKKALVSKLKTLAKNADMVWLASDEDREGEAISWHLAEELKLKKEKTKRIVFHEITKTAILKAIDKPREIDYNLVNAQQARRVLDRLVGYELSPVLWRKVKGGLSAGRVQSVSVRLIVEREREIQNFTAVATYSVVAEFANEAGKTFKAKLPKNFNTKKEAEEFLKQNIGSIYKVADLETKPTKKSPTAPFTTSTLQQEAARKLYLPVGITMQLAQRLYEAGLITYMRTDSVNLSKEAMDAAQAEIIKSYGKEYAYPRTFANKSKGAQEAHEAIRPTDMSLHSVNIDRDQARLYDLIWKRTLASQMSDAKLERTNVKIEANNHGEHFTASGEVLLFEGFLKVYLEGHDEEEEEQEGLLPALKVNEKLQNNYITATERYSRAAARYTEASLVKKLEELGIGRPSTYAPTISTIINRNYVEKGNLEGVERNYTQLTLQSGKLEEKMLKENTGSDKGKLVPTDIGTIVTDFLVKNFGNILDYNFTAKVEHDFDEIAEGNIEWTKMMQEFYNTFHPTVKDVEANADRESGERILGIDPDSGKPVSVRLGKFGPMAQIGDSEDEDKKFASLRNEQNIGNITLEEALNLFLLPKNLGIYKGEEVEVSNGRYGPYVRHGSLFISLPRGEDPLDVSMVRAQELIDEKAAADAPIAVYKGEGVQRGVGRFGSFIKWNGIFINVSKKYNFDNLSQADIEELIEDKLQKNIDKVLHNWEEEGILVEKARWGRSVITKGKIKIELSKDVDATKLTLAEVQEMIAKKAPAKKVAAKKTTATKKPAAKKAVAKKK; encoded by the coding sequence ATGGCAAAGAATTTAGTGATAGTTGAGTCCCCCGCAAAGGCTAAAACAATCGAAAAATTTCTAGGAACTGAGTATCAGGTAGAATCAAGTTATGGGCATATTGCCGACTTACCTTCAAAGGAAATTGGTGTTGATGTCGAAAATGGATTTACACCCAAATATGAAGTTTCCTCGGATAAAAAAGCATTAGTGTCCAAATTAAAAACTTTAGCTAAAAATGCCGATATGGTATGGTTAGCAAGTGATGAGGACCGCGAGGGAGAGGCTATTTCTTGGCACTTGGCGGAAGAACTGAAACTGAAAAAAGAGAAAACAAAACGAATTGTTTTTCACGAGATCACTAAAACTGCTATTCTTAAAGCTATTGATAAACCACGTGAAATTGATTATAATTTAGTCAATGCGCAACAAGCGAGAAGAGTTTTGGACCGTTTGGTTGGTTACGAGTTGTCTCCGGTTCTTTGGAGAAAAGTAAAAGGAGGTTTGTCTGCCGGACGTGTACAATCGGTTTCGGTTCGATTAATTGTCGAAAGAGAACGTGAAATCCAAAACTTTACTGCAGTAGCCACGTATTCGGTAGTTGCCGAGTTTGCAAATGAAGCGGGCAAGACTTTCAAAGCCAAGCTTCCGAAAAATTTCAATACAAAGAAAGAAGCCGAAGAATTTTTAAAACAAAATATCGGTTCTATATATAAGGTAGCGGATTTGGAAACAAAACCTACCAAAAAATCACCAACAGCTCCGTTTACAACTTCGACTTTACAACAGGAAGCGGCGAGAAAATTGTATTTGCCTGTAGGTATTACAATGCAGTTGGCGCAACGTTTGTACGAGGCAGGACTTATTACTTATATGAGAACGGACAGTGTGAACTTATCCAAAGAGGCAATGGATGCTGCTCAGGCAGAAATTATCAAATCATACGGAAAAGAGTATGCTTATCCGAGAACTTTTGCCAATAAGAGTAAAGGGGCGCAAGAAGCTCACGAGGCGATTCGTCCGACAGACATGTCATTACATTCGGTAAATATTGACAGAGACCAAGCACGTTTGTATGATTTGATTTGGAAACGAACTTTGGCTTCGCAAATGAGCGATGCCAAATTGGAACGTACCAATGTAAAAATTGAGGCCAACAATCATGGTGAACATTTTACTGCATCTGGAGAAGTTTTGCTTTTTGAAGGATTTTTGAAAGTGTATCTTGAAGGGCATGATGAAGAAGAAGAAGAACAAGAAGGTTTGTTGCCTGCTTTGAAAGTTAATGAGAAACTTCAAAATAATTATATTACGGCAACCGAAAGATATTCAAGAGCGGCAGCACGATACACAGAGGCTTCTTTGGTGAAAAAATTAGAAGAGCTTGGAATTGGTCGTCCTTCTACTTATGCACCAACAATTTCTACGATCATCAACAGAAATTATGTTGAGAAAGGAAATCTAGAAGGTGTGGAGCGCAATTATACTCAATTGACTTTGCAATCAGGGAAGTTGGAGGAGAAAATGCTTAAGGAAAACACTGGTTCCGATAAAGGAAAATTAGTTCCTACGGATATTGGTACGATCGTTACTGATTTCCTGGTGAAGAATTTCGGGAATATTTTGGATTATAATTTTACTGCAAAAGTAGAACACGATTTTGATGAAATTGCTGAAGGTAATATCGAGTGGACTAAGATGATGCAGGAGTTCTACAACACTTTTCACCCAACGGTAAAAGATGTAGAAGCCAATGCTGACAGGGAAAGTGGGGAAAGAATATTGGGGATTGACCCTGATTCCGGAAAACCGGTTTCTGTTCGTTTAGGTAAGTTTGGACCAATGGCACAGATTGGTGATTCCGAAGATGAGGACAAAAAATTCGCAAGTCTTAGAAACGAACAAAATATTGGAAATATTACTTTGGAGGAAGCGCTGAATTTATTTTTGCTTCCAAAAAATCTTGGTATATATAAAGGAGAAGAAGTAGAAGTGAGCAATGGTCGTTATGGGCCTTATGTGCGTCACGGAAGTCTTTTTATTTCTTTGCCAAGAGGAGAGGATCCTTTGGATGTTTCGATGGTTAGAGCTCAGGAATTAATTGATGAAAAAGCTGCTGCCGATGCACCTATCGCCGTTTATAAAGGAGAAGGTGTTCAAAGAGGAGTTGGGCGTTTTGGTTCTTTTATTAAATGGAATGGAATTTTCATTAATGTAAGCAAGAAATATAATTTTGATAATTTATCACAAGCTGATATCGAAGAATTGATTGAAGATAAATTGCAGAAGAATATTGATAAAGTGCTTCATAATTGGGAAGAAGAGGGAATATTGGTTGAAAAAGCCCGTTGGGGTCGTTCGGTGATAACAAAAGGAAAAATCAAAATTGAATTGAGCAAAGATGTTGATGCCACTAAATTGACATTGGCTGAAGTTCAGGAAATGATTGCCAAGAAAGCACCTGCCAAAAAAGTTGCTGCTAAGAAAACTACAGCAACAAAGAAACCTGCCGCTAAAAAAGCGGTTGCTAAGAAGAAATAA
- a CDS encoding glycerol-3-phosphate dehydrogenase/oxidase, which produces MNRNEELEKLKQDQIWDFIIIGGGANGLGVAVDAASRGYKTILLEAVDFAKGTSSRSTKLAHGGVRYLEQGNIALVIEALRERGLMEKNAGHLVKNESFIIPNYNWWGGYFYTFGLKLYDLLAGKLSLGSSRYLSRQKTQELMPSIEPKGLQSGVLYHDGQFDDSRLAINLAQTAIEKGACILNHIKVTKLLKDKKKHITGIIAVDQISNEEYLLQGKVVINATGVFTNAIMKMNDSVYKKYIVPSQGIHLVFDKSFLPGEHALMIPKTSDGRVLFAVPWHDKIVVGTTDTLVKKSNIEPIALEQEIEFVLKTAQKYLTKNPSRADVLSVFAGLRPLAAPEKKGQSTKEVSRSHKIIVSKTGLISITGGKWTTYRQIAEEIINKAIEVHKLNPSKCMTAHLPIHGNKKNNAADFENHLFIYGTDSDAILQLQENQPELKEKLHPDYNYTLAEVIWAIRKEMAITVEDVLARRVRLLFLDARAAITSADKVAHLMAKELNHDEIWIQNQLAQFKIVANGFLLKEFRVL; this is translated from the coding sequence ATGAACCGAAACGAAGAACTCGAAAAACTCAAACAAGACCAAATTTGGGACTTTATCATAATTGGCGGTGGCGCCAACGGTCTCGGCGTTGCTGTTGATGCCGCAAGCAGAGGTTACAAAACCATTTTGCTCGAAGCCGTGGATTTTGCCAAAGGCACTTCAAGCCGAAGCACAAAACTAGCCCACGGCGGCGTCCGATATTTAGAACAGGGCAATATTGCATTGGTTATCGAAGCCTTAAGAGAAAGAGGTTTGATGGAAAAGAACGCAGGCCATTTGGTCAAAAACGAATCGTTCATCATTCCAAACTACAATTGGTGGGGCGGTTATTTCTATACTTTCGGACTCAAATTATATGATTTGCTGGCGGGAAAACTAAGCCTTGGAAGTTCCCGATATTTATCAAGACAGAAAACTCAGGAGTTAATGCCATCGATAGAACCCAAAGGACTTCAAAGCGGTGTGCTCTATCACGACGGTCAGTTTGACGATTCCCGCTTGGCAATTAACCTTGCTCAAACCGCTATCGAAAAAGGAGCTTGCATTCTCAATCATATTAAGGTAACCAAATTATTAAAGGACAAAAAAAAACATATCACCGGAATAATTGCCGTTGACCAAATATCAAACGAAGAATATTTACTACAAGGCAAAGTGGTGATTAACGCAACCGGAGTTTTTACCAATGCAATCATGAAAATGAACGATAGCGTTTATAAAAAATACATTGTTCCGAGTCAGGGGATTCACTTGGTTTTTGACAAATCGTTTTTACCTGGCGAACATGCCCTAATGATTCCAAAAACAAGTGACGGAAGAGTTCTTTTTGCAGTTCCCTGGCACGATAAAATTGTCGTGGGAACTACGGATACTTTGGTAAAAAAATCGAATATTGAACCTATAGCCTTGGAACAGGAAATCGAATTTGTGTTGAAAACAGCCCAAAAATACCTAACCAAAAATCCAAGCCGAGCCGATGTTCTTTCTGTTTTTGCGGGATTAAGACCATTAGCAGCTCCCGAAAAAAAAGGGCAAAGCACCAAAGAAGTTTCCCGAAGCCATAAAATAATTGTGTCCAAAACCGGATTAATCTCCATCACGGGAGGAAAATGGACCACCTACCGACAAATTGCCGAAGAAATAATCAACAAAGCCATTGAAGTTCATAAATTAAACCCGAGCAAATGTATGACTGCTCATTTACCCATCCACGGAAACAAGAAAAACAACGCTGCTGATTTTGAAAATCATCTTTTCATTTACGGAACCGACAGTGATGCTATTTTGCAATTACAGGAAAACCAACCTGAACTAAAAGAAAAATTACATCCCGATTACAATTACACTTTGGCCGAAGTCATTTGGGCAATCCGCAAAGAAATGGCAATCACAGTCGAGGATGTTTTAGCAAGACGTGTTCGCCTCTTGTTCCTTGACGCCCGAGCCGCAATTACAAGTGCCGATAAAGTCGCCCACTTAATGGCAAAAGAACTAAATCACGATGAAATTTGGATTCAAAATCAATTAGCCCAATTTAAGATTGTAGCGAATGGTTTTTTATTGAAGGAGTTTAGGGTTTTGTAA
- the miaB gene encoding tRNA (N6-isopentenyl adenosine(37)-C2)-methylthiotransferase MiaB, whose protein sequence is MEKIIEESKQGNSLVLEHKPENAKKLYIESYGCAMNFSDSEVVASILSGNGYNTTQVLEEADLVLVNTCSIRDKAEQTIRKRLEKYNAVKRTNTKMKVGVLGCMAERLKSQFLEEEKIVDLVVGPDAYKDLPNLLAEVEEGRDAINVILSKEETYGDISPVRLMSNGITAFVSITRGCDNMCTFCVVPFTRGRERSREPKSIINEIQDLSNKGYKEITLLGQNVDSYLWYGGGLKKDFVNATEMQKATAVNFDQLLEMVAVTFPKMRIRFSTSNPQDMHESILHIIAKYNNICKHIHLPVQSGSDRILKEMNRLHTREEYMTLVDKIYSIIPGVAITQDMIAGFPTETEEDHQDTLSLMEYVKYDFGYMFAYSERPGTLAGRKMEDDIPEETKLRRLQEIVDLQREHSLIRTQAFVGQTVEVLIEKASKRSEDEWSGRNSQNIVVVFPKENYKVGEFVNVKITSCTAGTLKGEAVGYSEMN, encoded by the coding sequence ATGGAAAAGATAATCGAAGAAAGCAAACAAGGAAACAGCCTTGTTCTGGAACATAAACCTGAGAATGCTAAAAAACTGTATATAGAAAGCTACGGCTGTGCGATGAATTTTTCGGACAGTGAAGTTGTGGCTTCCATATTATCCGGAAACGGATACAACACCACCCAAGTCTTGGAAGAAGCTGATTTGGTTTTGGTAAATACCTGCTCGATTCGCGACAAAGCCGAACAGACAATCCGCAAACGTCTTGAAAAATACAACGCTGTGAAACGCACAAACACAAAAATGAAAGTTGGTGTTTTGGGCTGTATGGCTGAGCGTTTGAAAAGTCAGTTTTTGGAGGAAGAAAAAATCGTTGATCTTGTGGTTGGCCCTGATGCCTACAAAGATTTACCTAATTTATTGGCTGAAGTCGAAGAAGGAAGGGATGCTATCAATGTGATTTTGTCCAAAGAAGAAACTTATGGGGATATTTCGCCTGTTCGATTAATGAGCAACGGAATCACAGCTTTTGTTTCCATCACGAGAGGTTGCGACAATATGTGTACGTTTTGCGTGGTGCCTTTTACCCGCGGACGTGAACGCAGCCGTGAGCCGAAAAGTATTATAAACGAGATTCAGGATTTGTCCAACAAAGGATATAAGGAAATCACGCTTTTGGGACAAAACGTTGACAGTTATTTATGGTATGGCGGTGGACTGAAAAAGGATTTCGTCAATGCAACCGAAATGCAAAAAGCGACTGCTGTTAATTTTGACCAATTATTGGAAATGGTTGCGGTTACTTTCCCAAAAATGCGAATCCGTTTCTCGACTTCGAATCCGCAGGATATGCACGAGAGCATTTTACATATTATTGCCAAATACAACAATATTTGCAAACACATTCACCTGCCGGTTCAATCGGGTAGCGACCGTATTTTGAAAGAGATGAATCGTTTGCACACCAGAGAAGAATACATGACCTTGGTCGATAAAATCTATTCTATTATTCCAGGTGTTGCCATAACACAGGATATGATCGCCGGATTCCCAACAGAAACTGAAGAAGATCACCAAGACACTTTGAGCTTGATGGAATATGTGAAATATGATTTTGGTTATATGTTCGCCTATTCAGAACGTCCAGGAACATTGGCTGGAAGAAAAATGGAAGATGATATCCCTGAAGAAACCAAACTTCGCAGATTACAGGAAATTGTTGATTTACAAAGAGAACACAGTTTGATAAGAACACAAGCATTTGTGGGACAAACGGTTGAAGTTTTAATCGAAAAAGCTTCAAAAAGATCCGAAGATGAATGGTCTGGACGAAATTCTCAAAACATAGTTGTGGTTTTCCCGAAAGAAAATTACAAAGTAGGTGAATTTGTAAATGTGAAAATTACTTCTTGTACCGCTGGTACTTTGAAAGGAGAAGCGGTTGGATATTCTGAAATGAATTAA
- a CDS encoding GxxExxY protein, whose product MTDFNEYYYKKDENYKIIGLCMEVHRLLGPGLLEIVYKDALEIEFKNNKIPYEREKEYAVEYKGIILPHKFYADFVVYSDIILEVKSIKEISNDHLAQTLNYMKLADTPVGIIANFQNKSLVHKRLINT is encoded by the coding sequence ATGACTGACTTTAATGAGTATTATTACAAAAAGGATGAGAACTATAAAATCATTGGTCTTTGCATGGAAGTTCATCGATTACTAGGTCCCGGATTACTTGAAATAGTTTACAAGGATGCATTAGAAATAGAATTTAAAAACAACAAAATTCCATACGAAAGAGAAAAAGAATATGCAGTAGAATACAAAGGAATTATTTTACCTCATAAATTTTATGCTGACTTTGTAGTATATAGCGACATTATTCTCGAAGTAAAATCAATAAAAGAGATTAGTAATGATCATCTTGCACAAACATTAAATTATATGAAACTAGCGGATACTCCTGTTGGAATCATTGCAAATTTTCAAAACAAATCATTAGTTCATAAAAGATTGATAAACACATAA
- a CDS encoding sigma-54 interaction domain-containing protein: METVQSIKQRFEIIGNDPKLNRAIEKAIQVAPTDITVLVAGESGVGKENIPKIIHSLSHRKHGKYIAVNCGAIPEGTIDSELFGHEKGAFTGATSTREGYFEVANGGTIFLDEVGELPLTTQVRLLRVLENGEFIKVGSSQVQKTNVRIVAATNVNLFKAIEKGTFREDLYYRLSTVDIQLPPLRERKEDIHLLFRKFVADFANKYKMPPLKLDEGAILLLQKFRWSGNIRQLRNVAEQISVLETNRDITAATLQTYLPNEDSNLPSVIKDKKSDSDFNTEREILYKVLFDMKSDLHDLKKLTLELMQSGSSNVQEANKSLIKKIYGSKEEDSEIDFEEEPRTSFISNSNIEQDYEEQDNNNYLLAETIEEEEVLKLEQKEIEMIKKSLEKNKGKRKAAADELGISERTLYRKIKQFDL, encoded by the coding sequence ATGGAAACAGTTCAATCAATAAAACAGCGCTTTGAGATTATTGGGAATGACCCAAAGCTCAATCGTGCGATAGAAAAAGCCATTCAGGTTGCCCCTACTGATATTACGGTTTTGGTAGCAGGTGAAAGTGGTGTGGGAAAAGAAAACATCCCTAAGATTATCCATTCCTTATCACATAGAAAACACGGAAAATATATTGCGGTAAACTGTGGTGCCATCCCCGAGGGAACAATCGACAGCGAACTTTTCGGTCACGAAAAAGGCGCTTTTACAGGAGCCACCAGCACCCGTGAAGGTTATTTTGAAGTAGCCAATGGCGGTACTATTTTCCTTGATGAAGTTGGAGAATTACCCCTTACTACACAAGTACGTCTGCTACGTGTTTTGGAAAATGGAGAATTCATAAAAGTAGGTTCCTCACAAGTTCAAAAAACCAACGTTAGAATTGTGGCAGCAACCAATGTCAATTTATTCAAAGCCATCGAAAAAGGAACATTCCGCGAAGATTTATATTACCGTTTGAGTACGGTGGATATTCAATTGCCTCCTCTTAGAGAACGAAAAGAAGATATTCATTTGTTGTTCCGAAAATTTGTTGCCGATTTTGCCAACAAATATAAAATGCCTCCTTTGAAACTTGATGAAGGAGCTATTTTGCTTTTGCAAAAATTCCGCTGGAGTGGTAACATCCGTCAGTTGCGAAATGTAGCTGAACAGATTTCGGTTTTGGAAACCAACCGGGATATTACAGCTGCAACTTTACAAACGTATTTACCTAACGAAGACAGCAACTTACCATCGGTTATTAAAGACAAAAAAAGCGACAGCGATTTCAATACCGAAAGAGAGATCTTATACAAAGTTCTTTTTGACATGAAAAGCGATTTACATGATTTAAAAAAACTGACTTTAGAATTAATGCAAAGCGGAAGTTCCAATGTTCAGGAAGCCAACAAATCACTTATCAAAAAAATATACGGCTCCAAAGAAGAAGACAGCGAAATAGATTTCGAAGAAGAACCAAGAACTTCTTTTATATCCAATTCGAATATAGAGCAAGATTACGAAGAGCAAGACAACAACAATTATCTTTTGGCCGAAACTATTGAAGAGGAAGAAGTATTGAAGCTTGAGCAAAAAGAAATCGAAATGATTAAAAAATCATTAGAGAAAAACAAAGGAAAAAGAAAAGCCGCAGCAGATGAGTTAGGTATTTCAGAACGTACTTTGTATCGAAAAATAAAGCAATTTGATTTATAG
- a CDS encoding LptE family protein produces MKKAHYLLILISSFLLNSCSVYNFTGTGKIDAKTYQVNFFPNNSELIEPGIDRNFTLTLQDLIQNQTNLHLVKNGGDLTYEGEIIDYHISPMTATADQKAAQNRLKIRVNVRFTNKNKEADDFEKVFEFYHDYPASQQLTGATKDAAIKEIFERITQDIFNDSLAKW; encoded by the coding sequence ATGAAAAAAGCACATTATCTATTAATACTAATCAGTTCATTCCTCCTAAACAGTTGTTCGGTTTATAACTTTACAGGAACTGGTAAAATTGATGCCAAAACCTATCAGGTGAATTTCTTCCCAAACAATTCTGAATTGATTGAACCGGGAATCGATAGGAATTTCACCCTTACATTACAGGACTTGATTCAGAATCAAACCAATTTACATTTGGTAAAAAACGGAGGAGACTTAACCTATGAAGGAGAAATAATAGATTATCACATCAGCCCGATGACGGCAACTGCCGATCAAAAAGCAGCTCAAAACCGTTTAAAAATAAGGGTAAATGTTAGATTTACCAATAAAAACAAGGAAGCTGATGATTTTGAGAAAGTTTTCGAATTTTATCATGATTATCCTGCGAGCCAGCAGTTGACCGGAGCGACGAAAGATGCGGCCATCAAAGAAATTTTTGAAAGAATCACACAGGATATTTTCAATGATTCTCTTGCAAAATGGTAA